The segment CTGTGCCTGGAAGGAGTACGACGCCCTGGGGCGGGTGCTCCGGGAGTACGGGCCGGTGAAGACGGACGCGGCCCTGTGGCTGGGGAGCGGCCCCTGGACGCAGTACACCTACGACGCCCTGGGGCGCATGACGAACCGGGCGCGCTTTTCCGCGGACGGGGCGGGGGCGGGGGCGGGCCGGACCGACTACGGCCTCTACGCCGACGCGTACATGCCGGCGGCACCCGTCGGGACGACGGAGACGGTGTACGACGAGGCCAACCGCTGGCGCAAGCTCTACAGGGACGGCTTCGACCGCATCGTCCGGGTGGACGAGCCGGCGCCGACCACGGGCACCTGGCGGACCGACTACGGCTACGACCGCCTGGGCAACCTGACCTACGTGAACAAGCGCAACGCGGCCGGGGGCGACGGCCAGGTCCGCACCTTCACCTACGACTGCCGCGGCAAACTGCTGTCCGCCGCCCTGCCGGAGTTCGCGGGCGGGGTGTTCCATTACCTTTACGACGACGGGGGGAACCTCCTGCAGAAAGGGCTGGATTCCAACGGTCAGCAGGTCTATAACGAGAGCATGAGCTACGACGGCCTGGGGCGCATCCTGACGCGCTCGGTGAACTACGGGGATGGGACGGTGAGCACGACGTACGCCTACGACGTCGGGGCCTACGCCTGGGGAAAACCGTCCAGCGACGTGGTGACCTACCCGGGGGAAGCGGGGCAGGTGGTGTCCATCGCCCGGAGCTACGACTACGAGTGGTTCGGGGCGCTGAAGACAAAAACGGAGACGATCCTCCTGCCCAGCGGGGTGGATGCGCCAGACAACCCGTTCCGGACGCGTTACGAGTACGGCTCAGCCGGGCAACTGACGAAGGTAACGTACCCGTCGGGAGTGGCGAAGGAGTTGTCATATAGGGCCGGGGGCGGCCTGTCCGCGGTGAAGGTAGACGGGGCACCGACGTTCGCGGGGATGACGTCCGCGGCGAACGGGGCGACAGAGGCGGTGAACTACGGGACGGCGACGGGGTCGGTGAGCTCGGTGCGGGTGTACGACCCGACGCGGCTGTGGCCGGTGGAGATGAAGGTGGGGCCGGGGGTGGTGGCCGGGACGGGGCTGCAGGAGGCGAACGTGCTCTTCGGGCTGTCGTACGGCTACGAGGACAACGGGAATGTGACCCAGATGAACCGCTACGTCCAGACGACGCCGGGAGCGGGGCAGCTGCTGCGCTCGTGCAACTACGCCTACGACACCCTCAACCGGCTGAGCGAGTTCACGTACGACCAGACCAACCACTACCACTACGCCATGGACGAGTATGGGAACCTGCTGGCGGAGCAGAAGGTGAGCGGGGGGACGGGCGCGCCCAAGGGGATGGCCATGCCCGTGGACGTGACCACGAACCGGCTGGCGGGCAAGCCGTACGACAGCCTGGGGAACCAGGTGACGACGGAATCGGGGACGGCGACCCTGAATCTAGCCTACTGGGACCAGGGGCACGTGGCCCGGGTCTGGGGCGGCTCCACTGGCAAGACGTACC is part of the Acidobacteriota bacterium genome and harbors:
- a CDS encoding RHS repeat-associated core domain-containing protein — translated: CAWKEYDALGRVLREYGPVKTDAALWLGSGPWTQYTYDALGRMTNRARFSADGAGAGAGRTDYGLYADAYMPAAPVGTTETVYDEANRWRKLYRDGFDRIVRVDEPAPTTGTWRTDYGYDRLGNLTYVNKRNAAGGDGQVRTFTYDCRGKLLSAALPEFAGGVFHYLYDDGGNLLQKGLDSNGQQVYNESMSYDGLGRILTRSVNYGDGTVSTTYAYDVGAYAWGKPSSDVVTYPGEAGQVVSIARSYDYEWFGALKTKTETILLPSGVDAPDNPFRTRYEYGSAGQLTKVTYPSGVAKELSYRAGGGLSAVKVDGAPTFAGMTSAANGATEAVNYGTATGSVSSVRVYDPTRLWPVEMKVGPGVVAGTGLQEANVLFGLSYGYEDNGNVTQMNRYVQTTPGAGQLLRSCNYAYDTLNRLSEFTYDQTNHYHYAMDEYGNLLAEQKVSGGTGAPKGMAMPVDVTTNRLAGKPYDSLGNQVTTESGTATLNLAYWDQGHVARVWGGSTGKTYHYYYDAAGKRRLKLVRADGTQAVLGWTVSCYEGEDLACEQDQGDRVQPDAAYASKFLLTDHLGTTRAELRIDAAGLPAVTQSTDTMPYGEFITAQDYSTESLGFTGKQIAFENKLYYFSARDYGDISGRFYSCDPIYCSQKHLSEPQKYNLYSYTQGNPINRIDPDGQNWFKVKNKWEWHSGATYQGVYSGVTHILKMERTGQKTKGGADIFKLSLWGNSDPKKSKPITTSEIAFSGGRPDPNGKAYPSLPSGDYSINLNKRGDASTVSIMMANNELVLAPFHCGIQEIQRSINYNGELVSADGSWGELRVNLMQNGRGTKYYIHGKGGYFIGGNDECFDMTGGCIAEPHQFVLRAIFALDPNVVGEGKEKGQIAVSDKVETD